GTGTTCTATACCGGCGTAAAGATCCTCCTCATTTTCTCGAATAACAACGACATCCATATTTGGAAAATGGGTCTTTACGTAGGGGTGTAAGGTACTAACCGGTCTTACATTTGCAAAAAGACCAAGGGACTTTCTAAGAGTAACGTTCAAGCTTTTATATCCTTTCCCCTGAGGCGTGGTAATTGGGGCCTTAAGGATAACACTATTTTTGGAAATAGCCTCCCAAGCGGCATCGCTTATTCCGGCACTGTTGCCGGATAAATAAACCTGTTCTCCTATTTCAATGGTTTCGGTTTCAATATTTGCCTTGGCCTCCTTTAAGATTCTTAAAGTGGCTTTCATGATTTCCGGGCCTATACCGTCTCCTTCGGCAATAACTATTTTTGTTGTCTTGCCGAATAGAAATTTTTTCTCGGATGCTACTAAAGGATTGTTTTTCATCTGTATTGCTTTGAATTTAGAGCAAAGATCTTAAAACAAAACCATAAATTTTTATTTATATTTAATATGATATAGATTAATTATTTTTATACATAAAAGCTTAATCCCCTCTTTCATAGCCCCCTAGAGCTATTGCCCCTACTATAAAATTTGGCCATTTTTTCCAAGATGTTAAGCGATAGGACCTTTGGTATTTACAACTCTTGATTTAAAATGGCTATCATCGTTTGTATTCCCTCCCGGTAATTTCCCAACCGTAAGTTTTCATTAGGGCTGTGCTGATTGTTATCCCTATTCACGGTAGGAACGGTAACCGCAGGAATACCTAAGGTGGTGACGAAGGGTGAAATGGGAATGGAACCCCCGCTCATACGAATGCGTATAGGTGTTTCTCCAAAAGCATTTTCCAGGGCCTTGGTCAGCCATACCCCAACCTCGGAATTAAAATCGGTTCGAAATGATTGATAGGAAATTTCATGGATAACGGTAGCGATTTTTGGATGTTGCAAACGCTCTCCCCTTGTCGGTTCACGATCAATGACCACATATCCTTGGGATTTAATATGATCCTTGATCAATGTAATCAATCGTTCCGGGTCCGACTCCAAGACCAATCTCACGTCCAATTCTGCCACGGCGTGATCCGGAACGATCGTTCTTACCTTTTCATACACCCAGCCGGATTGTATCCCCCTGATATTCAAAGAAGGATATTGAATGGCTTCCTGATAGTAACTTCCTACTTTATCCGTTTCCGCAATCTGCAGTCTTTCCATAATCTGTTTTTCGTCATCGGGTACGGCCTTCAATATTTTTTCAGTTGCACCATCGATTTCTATCCCCTCATAAAAACCCTTTATGGTAACGCGTCCTTCATCGTCTTTCATAGAAGCTAGTAATTTGGAAAGGCGAAGTGCCGGATTTGGCGCATAATTTCCAAAATGCCCGCTATGCTGGGGGACAATTGGACCATAGGTCGTTACTTGTAGGGTTGCGATTCCCCTTGCTCCAAACGTCAATGTAGGTCTATTGGTAATATGTCTAGGGCCATCAAAAATGATCAACATATCTGCAGAAAGTTGTTCCTTGTTGCGCAAGACGGCTTCTGGAAGCTGTGGTGAACCCAGCTCTTCCTCAAAATCCATGATGACCTTAATATTATAGTTGGGCGATATGCCGTTTTCATTTGCGGCATCAAGTGCCGTTAAAAACATGGAGACGGGACCTTTTGCGTCGCTTGCAGAACGTGCGAACACGCGCCAATCATCTTGATAGTCCTTGATAGATTCCCAAGAAATGGGCTCCCATTCTCCTGAGTTGTTCAATTTCTTTAGCGTTGGAACATATGGGCTCTGTTGGAACCATTTTGTGGAATCCACGGGTTGTCCGTCAACTTGTAAATAAACAAGAACTGTTTTTTTGGCCTTTCTATGTTTTCGTTCGGCCAATAACAACGGAACGCTGGGAGTTTCCAAACGCTGGGTGGAAAACCCTCTATTTTCGAAGGCATTTTCGCACCATTGTATATTTTTTTCAATATCATCCTTGAAAAAGGCATCGTTGGGTATGCTCAACAGCTCCTTTAACATGGGAAAGGAAGTTAAGGTATATTGTTGGGCCAGTTCCTTTATTTCATCTCTTTGCAGTTTTTGACCGAATTGCCTTTTTGGGATTAGGAAAAGAACCAGAAAAAAAAGTGCGGTAATGCGAGCTAACTTGGACATATGGTGATTTTTCATGAAAAATACGTAAAACGTAGCTTGTAGTGCATCGGCACAAAGAGCATTTTTAATATCAAGTGCCATTAAAATCCCTACAGTGAATTTTGAATTAGTAAGAAAAAGAAAGTATCTAAGGGTTAGGATTAACCCGAAGTGCTAATTTGATTGAAAATGAAATCAATTAAACCATACCGCATACTTCTTACGCCGAAGTTCCAAGGCAAGTATGCGTTCCATTTTCAAGGCATCTTCTTTATTATCAAAAGGTTTTATGTGATTGTAAAGGCTGCCACGAAGATATAGGCCATATTTTTTTACGATACGGGAAGAAATATCCACGCCTTTATTACTTAAAACACCGTTTTTGTGCTGTTCAAAGCGCTCTTTGGGTGTTTTGCTCGTCATCCCTACATACAAACATTCCAGGATACCATTGAACTGCGGATTGGCTTCACGGAACTTTCTATTTTCAGTAAACACTTTCTTGTGAAGTTCTACTACGTAAATGCTGTAAGGCATATTTAAAATAACGAATTACTCCTGTTCCCATTCCGTATGAAAAATACCCTCCCTATCCAAACGCTCATAGGTATGCGACCCAAAATAATCCCGTTGCGCCTGTATCAAGTTTAGGGGCAACCTGCTTGAGGTATAGGCATCAAAATAGGTAAGGGAATTTGAAAGTCCGGGCAAAGGAATGCCATTTTTAGCACCAAATGCGACCAACTCCCTCGCCGAATTCACGGTGCCCTGCACCTTTTCAACGAAAGTTGCCGATAACAAAAGATTTGGTAAGGAAGGATTTGCCTCAAAAGCTTCCGAAATGTCCGCCAAAAGACCAGCCCTAATAATGCAGCCGGCCCGCCATATTTTAGCGATTTGGGCCAAATTTAGATTGTACTCATATTCCTTGGAAGCATCGGCCAATTGATGTAGTCCCTGGGCATAGGTGATGATGAAGGAAAAATACAATGCTTCTTCGGTCATCTTTTTCATTGCGGTCTTGTCCATTTGTTGAACCGCGGGGCGGTCATAGAGGTTATCGGCCTCGATTCGCTCATCCTTTAAAGCGGAAATTTCGCGCATACTTACCGCAATATCTATGGATGGAACAGGTATACCCAAATCCATTGCGTTCTGACTGGTCCATTTGCCGGTTCCTTTTTGCTTCGCCTTGTCCAAAATTTTATCCACCAGTCTTCCATCACCCAAATTGTCCACCTGCAAGAATATTTCCGAGGTGATTTCCACCAAAAAGGATTGCAGGCGCCCCTTGTTCCAAGTATCAAAGGTTTGGTGAAGTTCGTCGTTATTATAATCCGCACCTTTTTTTAGTACATCATATATTTCGGAAGTTAACTGCATTAATCCGTATTCAATACCGTTATGAACCATTTTCACATAGTTTCCGGCCGATTTTGGACCCAAATAAGCTACGCAAGGTTCCCCATGATATTTTGCCGCAACGGCCTCAAATATCGGTTTTACGTGCTGATAGGCCTCCCTGTTTCCACCTGGCATGATGCTTGGGCCTTTTCTGGCTCCCTTGGCGCCACCTGAAACGCCGGCACCGAAGAAATTAATGCCTTTTTTGGATAGGTATGCTTCCCGTCGGTCCGTATCTGTATAAAAGGAATTACCTCCATCAATAATCAAATCGCCTTCATCCAAATTGGGAAGAAGTGATTCAATGACCATATCCACAATCTTGCCAGCGGGTACCAACAGCATTATTTTTCTGGGGATGGCGAGCGCTTCCAAGAAAATCTTGCTATCCGTTGAGGCATTCACTTTGCTGATATCTCCACCTTCCTCAATGAGGGCATTTACCTTCTCCGGGTCCAAATCATTGCCATAAGCCGTAAATCCATTGTCCGATACGTTCAAAATAAAATTACGCCCCATAACGCCAAGCCCCACCATTCCAAAATCATATTTCATATCCATAAAATGTTATTTCCTGATAACTCCTTCATTTCAAAAGTAAGTGAAAAATATCTATAATTCCCTGCATATTCAAACCAACTCATTGGTATTGGCCACAGTTTTCGATACTTTTAGGCTTAAAATATAAAATTGATGAGGAGGAAAACTGAAAATCAAATGTTGGTCATTTTTGGTGCTTCGGGGGACCTGACCGCAAGGAAATTGGTGCCGGCATTGTACAGCCTGTACGTTGAAGGCCAATTGCCCGAGCATTTTGTTGTGTTGGGAACGAGCAGAAGTGATATGACCGATGCGGATTTTCGAAACCAAGTTGTAATAGAAAGTGACTATTTAAAGGAAAAGTTGAAAAATTCTGACGAAGCCAAAACCAAGAAGTTTGCGGAAATGTTTTTCTATCAAGACCTTGGTGAATCCTATGATGTGGATTATTCCCCTTTGAGAAAACGGGTAGGCCAATTGAACGATGAAAAGAGAACACAGGGTAATATTATGTATTATTTATCCACTCCTCCAAGGCTTTACGAAACCATTGCCAAAAACTTAGCGGAGGCTGGTCTTAGCACTCAAAACAATGGATGGAAACGTTTGATAGTCGAGAAACCCTTTGGTTATAGCCTGGAGACCGCCAAAGCTTTGAACCAAGGGCTTCAGGAGCATTTTAAGGAATCCCAGATTTATCGTATAGACCATTATTTGGGAAAGGAAACTGTGCAAAACCTATTAGTGACCCGTTTTTCCAACAGTATCTTCGAACCCTTGTGGAACAGAAATTATATTAAACATATAGAGATTACGAATGCCGAAAGTGTAGGGGTCGAAAAACGCGGTGGATACTACGATAAGTCTGGGGCATTACGGGATATGTTTCAGAATCATTTGCTACAAATAGTATCATTAATTGTCATGGAACCTCCCATTGGCGACAAGGCGGAAGAAATTAGGGACGAGAAGGTAAAAGCTTTGAAATCCCTACGCGTTATGAGGGACGAAAAGATTTTGCATGACCACACGATCCGTGCCCAGTATATGGCCTCTAATATTCAGGGAAAAAAAGTAAAGGGCTACAGGGAAGAAGAGGGTGTAGATCCTGAATCGACTACCGAAACCTATGCGGCTATCAAATTTTATGTTGATAATTGGCGGTGGAAGGATATTCCCTTTTACGTACGAACGGCTAAAAGAATGCCTACAAAGGTAACCGAAGTGGTCATTCATTTTAAGACACCGCACCATCAAATATTTAAAGATTCGGGTATACATAATAAGGATAATAAGCTGATTATAAGGATTCAGCCTGATGAGGGGATCCTTATAAAGTTTGGGGTAAAGGTCCCGGGCCAAGGGTTTAAAGTGGAGCGCGCCAATTTGGATTTTTACTATTCCAGTTTGATGGAAACCCATGTAATGGAGGCCTACGAACGATTGCTACTTGATGCCATGCAAGGTGATGCTACCTTGTATGCCAGAGCCGATGAAGTGGAAGCCGCGTGGGAATTCGTTGACCCTATTTTGGACTATTGGCAGCACGGTAAAGATGTGCGTATGTATGGCTACCCTTCCGGTACTTGGGGACCAAAAAACTCCGATGACCTAATAGAAGGGGAAGGCTACTGGCGCAATCCAGGAGAAAACCTTACTGACGATGAAAATTATTGTGTGCTTTGCTAATCAATTGAAGTATGGAAATGAAGATTTATACCGATAAAAATGAAGTTGCCCTGGAATTCTCAAAATATTTGGCCAATTTCATTGGGCAACGAGATAAAGTACATATCGCCCTTTCCGGGGGAAGTACCCCAAAAATAGTTTTTGATGAATTGTCGACCTCTTTTGTGGGGCAAATCGATTGGCATAAGGTACATCTCTATTGGGGCGATGAACGTTGTGTGCCGCCAACGGATGCCGAGAGCAATTTTAAGATGACCGAGGAGCATCTTTTGTCCAAAATTGATATCCCTGAGGAAAATATTCATCGGATTATTGGTGAAAATAACCCCAAAGAGGAAGCGCATCGCTATTCAAATTTGCTTGAAGAAAAATTGCCCATAGTTGAAGCAACACCCCAATTTGACCTCGTTATTTTAGGGATGGGAAATGACGGGCATACGGCCTCTATATTTCCACATGAAATACACTTATGGGACTCCATGGCAAATTGCGAAGTGGCCATTCATCCGGATTCCGGACAACGCAGGGTCACGATTACCGGAAAAATAATTAACCATGCAAGGGCAGTGGCCTTTTTGGTTACGGGGGCCGGAAAGTCAGAAAAAGTGAGGATTATAACCCAAAGGGAATCGGGATACGAAGCATATCCAGCATCTTTGGTAAACCCAAGTTCTAATGAATTGGTATGGTTTTTAGACGAAGATGCAGCTTCGGAAATTTCTTAGGAACTTAGGACTACTTTACAGTTCTCGTTTTCCAGTTCCGCCAAGTATTTGTCCGCATTGAATTTATAGGATTCAAATTTGGTGTCGCGCTCTTTCGCTTCTAATTTTCTGTATTTGCTTCGGGCGAATCGTCTGACCCCTTGTTTGTCGCTAACGATCAATCCGGGCACGGGTACGCTATTCCCGTTTTCGTCCTTGGCAACCATGGTAAAATAGGAGGAGTTGCAGTGCCTTTTTTCTCCGGTGGTAATATTTTCTGAATCGACCCGAACACCCACCACCATGGAGGTTTTTCCCGTATAATTGATGGAAGCCCTCAAGGTTACCAATTCCCCAACATCGATGGGATTCAAAAAATCCACCCGGTTGACCGATGCTGTTACACAATAACGTTGCGAGTGTTTGGATGCACAGGCAAATGCAATTTGATCCATTAAATTCAGTATGTGGCCTCCATGTACCTTTCCACCAAAATTGGAGTGGGAGGGTAGCATGAGCTCCGTAATGGATACCTGGGAGTCCTTGACACTTTTAAATTCCTGCATCACTTCCTAAAATGTGGAGACTGCTCCTGTTGAACCTGGGTTATGAAGTATTTGGTGTCGCCCAGCCAAAAGAAGGTGGCATAGCGTTCCGTATAATTTACTTTTACATACTGACCTTGGTATTCTTTCAGCTTTTCGATTACCTCCTTATCCTTGTCCAATACAGAAAAAGAGAAAATCTGAGCCCCTGAAATTCCCTGACTAATTTCGCCTTCCCAAGTTTTTACCAATACTCCCTTATGACTGATTTTAATCAGTTCCCCAGAACGCACACCTTCACTGTAGGGAATAAAGTAGATAAAGGCGTAAATGAGAGCAAGTAGCACCGCACACCCCCCAAGAAAAAGAAATAATATTCTTTTCATATTTATTCTATTTATAAGTTTAGTCTAGGCTCTTGCTCCTCCTCAAAATCATCTTCCTTGGCTCTTTTGAGAATAGGTTCCGGAAGCGATTTTTTGGCCTTGGCGCCCATTTTTTTCAGTTTTTCAATACTGGTTATGATATTGCCACGACCCTCGAACAATTTGTTCATGGCACCCTTGTATTCAGATTTTGCCTCATCCATTTTCTTGCCCACTTTTGTAAGATCGTTCACAAATCCTTCAAACTTGTCATATAGCGCTCCTGCCTGTTTGGCGATTTCAATGGCGTTTCGTTGTTGTTTTTCATTGTTCCACATACTGTCTATGGTACGTAAGGTAGCCAATAAAGTAGATGGTGTCACAATAACGATATTTTGTTCAAATGCTTTGTTGTACAAGGTGTTATCGTTGTTTATTGCAATGGCAAAAGCAGGTTCAATAGGAACGAACATCAAAACAAAATCCGGACTTTCCATTTCATAGAGGTCCTCGTATTTTTTGGCGGACAACTGGTCCACATGCCTTCTCAACGAATTAATATGATCTTTTAGGAATTTTTCCTGGAACTCTTCATCGGCATTGATATAACGTTCATAGTCCGTTAAGGAAACCTTGGAATCGACAACCATCTTTTTGCCGTCCGGTAGGTTGATAATGACATCTGGCATGACTCTGGATCCGTCTTCTCGCGTAAAGCTCTGTTGTACGCTATACTCGCGGTCCTTTTCGAGTCCGGATTTCTCCAGAACGCGTTCCAACACCAATTCGCCCCAGTTCCCTTGCATTTTACTGTCCCCCTTGAGTGCTTTGGTAAGGTTCTCCGCTTCTTGGGTGATCTTTAGGTTTTGGGTCTGCAAGTTCAGCAATTGTTCTTTAAGTGCGGAATGTATGCTGATGTTCTCCTTCTGACTTTCCTCTACCTTTTTTTCGAAAAGTTGTATTTTTTCGTTGAGGGGACTTAATATGTTCCTAATGTTTTTCTCATTTCGTTCCGTAAATTTCAGGCTTTTTTCCTCTAGGATTTTATTTGCCAAATTCTCGAACTCCTTGGTGAATTTTTCCTGTAGTCTTTCCACTTCCTCCTTTTGTTCTGAATTCTTCAAATGCAGATTTTCCAAATCAGCCTGATAGCGTACGATTTGATTGCCCAACCGCTCTTTTTCCGACCGGAGTTCCTCCCGCTCGTTCTCAAGGGTCAGGTATTTATTTTCCAATTGCGTCCTGGCAAGTTCCAACTGTCTGTTTTCTTCCTCCAATTTGCTGTGATTGGATTTGGTCTTCAAATTTTGGATATAATGCCCTAAAAAGAACCCTATTGCCAAACAAAGTAGGGATATGATGATATAAAGTAGCGTCTCGTTCATTTTAAAAACTCAGATTCTAACCAAAGGTAAATCAACTTTACTATTCAAAGACCAATGGCCTAGTTTTGTTAGGAGCTTTGGACGATTTTATTCTCCATTTTGCAGTAAAGATACAGGTTACTTCTGAATTCGGAAAGTGCCTGTATTGGCATCAAATTGTACGGTATCCGAAGGAAATAATCTTTCAAACGAGGCACTTTCAATCAGTTTGCATGGCGCATCAAAAGGATTTAAGCTTCCATCAAGAATTAAAATTTTATCACACATCTGAATGGCCATTTCAATCTCATGGGTGGTGAACAAAATGGTCTTTTGGGTGCTATGCGCTATCGATTTTAGAAGCTTCAAAATTGCAACCTTGTGAAAAAGATCTAAATGGGTCGTAGGTTCGTCGAGCAGAATGATATCGGTGTCCTGTGCCAAGGCCCTTGCAATCATTACGCGTTGTAATTGTCCGTCGCTCAATTCATGGCATTTTTTGTCCCTTAGGTCCTTGAGCTCGAGCAGCTCAATGGCTTCAATTATTTTTCCACTGTCAATGGGGTTTAAACTGCCAATCCAATTGGTGTAGGGTTGTCTTCCCAAGGCTACCAATTCTTGGACGGTCAAGTTTTTGGATGCTACGGTTTCCGTGAGGACAACACTGATTCTCTGGGCTAATTGATTGGGCTTCATTTCCCACATGGAGGTCCCATCTATACATACGTTTCCCTCTAGCGGTGGTTGAAGATTTCCAAGCGTTCTCAACAAGGTCGATTTTCCAATTCCATTTATCCCAACTATGGCCGTACACTCCCCCTTATCTAAAGAGAAGGAAAGGTTTTTACACACATCCTTTTTATGATAGCCAATGGACAAACCCCTTACTTCCAGAACCGGCTTAGCTTCCCGTATGTTTTTCTTATCCTCCAATTTAAAAAATCATTTTTCTTTTTCGCATTAATAGCCAAATAACTACCGGTGCCCCTATAATACTGGTTATGGCATTAATAGGCAGAACCGCTGCCTGACCGGGTAATTGGGCTAGAACATCGCATAATAATAGTATACAACTACCATAAATAAGTACGGCTGGAACCAAAATCTTGTGGTCCGTTGTATTGAAAATCTGACGGGTCAAATGGGGTACGGCCAACCCGATGAAAGCGATTGGACCCGTGAACGCGGTAATACTTCCCGCCAATATTCCGGTAGCAACAATGATTATGTAGCGTGATGTTCTAAGGTTTATTCCTAAACTTTGCGCGTAATTTTCACCCAATAAATAACCGTTCAAGGATTTTACCGTACGTATGCATAAAAGTACGCCCACAAAAACCATCGTACTTAAAATGCCCAATTGTGACCATGAAAGTCCGCCCACACTCCCAAAAGTCCAAAAAACATACTGTTGTAACTTTTCTGAACTGGTGAGGTATGAAAGTACGCTTACCACAGCGGCCGTAATGCTTCCAAACATCAAGCCTATGATAAGCAAGGCCATGGTGTCCTTGACCCGTGTTGCCATGCCAATGACCAGAAACAAGACCAAAAAACTTCCCAAGCTGGAGGCAATGGCAAGGGTGATATCGTTAACATAGGTATCGGACAAAACTCCTCCCAACAAGGAAATTCCCATAATCAGTAGCGCGGCTCCTAGACTGGCCCCGGAACTAATACCAAGAACAAAAGGTCCCGCCAGCGGATTTCTAAATAAGGTTTGCATGAGCAACCCGCTTAAGGCCAATCCTGCACCTGCCAAAAGCGCCGTTAGTGCCTTAGGAATCCTATAGCTCCAGATAATATACTCCCAAGAGGGGTTATTGAGTTCCATTCCAACAAGGGCTTTTAGGGTATCCAAAAAGGATATACTAACGGAACCTAGACTTATATTCACCAAAAAACAAAGGAAAAGTATGGCAATCAATAGCGAAAAATGAAGCGTATATGTTCTTGTTTGACTCAATTTATTCCAAAGGAGTAAAGAAAAATAGTTCGTGATCTGGTAGTAAATGTGGGTGAAAAATATGAATGAGGTCCTTGAGTACAAGATCGGGTCTTTGAGGGGCCAGCTCATAATAAAGCACTCCCCCCGTGGCACCCTTGGTTTTTGAAAAGGTAAATATTTTTCGATTTTGTAGGGCATCGAACTGCGCGTAATGTTCACTGGCATTCGTTAATTCCATATAGCTTGTATATTGGGCAGGGGCAATCCAGAAATCGGCATTTTTTCCTTTTTCCAAAACACTTTCCCAACTCAAGGAGAGACTCCCGGTCCCTGGAGTATCAGCCCATAGATAGTCGGCATTGGCATCATGGATAAACTTTGCTGCCCAACTTTCCCCGCCGGGTAAATACCAAACATCCTTGTACATGGCCCCGCTTATAACAGAAGGAGCTGTTTCTGCCGTTTTTGCAATATTTACGGCATTGTGGTAATCCTGTGCTATTTTTGAAAAAATTTGTTCGGCCTCGTGTTCCTTTCCAAAAAAGGGAGCAAAAAACTTGATCCATTCCGCTTTTCCCAATGGACTTTCTTCAGTCCAATCCCCATTGTAAACTACGGGTATATTGGCTTGTTCTAGGGTATTGTAAGTTTTGTTTTGGGCATTTATACTAAAACCAACCACCAATTCTGGCCGAAGTTCCAGCACCATTTCAGTATTTAGGGATTCATTGTTGCCCAATTCCTGTATTTTCCCGGCATCTATTAGGTCTCTGGCATACTTTGAAGATATATACTTCGTATCTGGAAATCCGATAAGTTTATCCAATACACCCAAGGATTCTAGCGCTGGAATGTGTGTTGTGGACGTGACTACCAAATTGGATATTGGGGTCCCTATGATGGCATCGTACGCATTTTTGTCCAACGTTATCGTTGAAAGCCGGTCCTTGGGAACCAAGGCATATGTAAATTTGGACTCGGCATTTGGCCAAGGGGAGGTAATTTTGAGCACTGTAATATCTGGACCTGATTTTTCCATGGTAAAGCCCTTTGCGTATTGAATGGGGACTCCCACCGTATTCTTTGCCCCTTGCGATGCTTTTGGAGTTTCCTTACAACCCCAAAAACATAACAGAGCAACACTATATGCGATTTTAATCGATTTCAATGGGGTCATGACGTTTTAACCAAAATATCGCTGCAAGGTAACAAAAGTCACTTTCTATTTCTACCGAGGATAGTAGCTTTGATGAAAATTCGACTCATGAGGGGATCTTCGAACACCATAATCTATGTCATTGCCGGTATTATTCTATTGCATTTTATTATCGGTTTTATTTGGTTGGCGATTAAAATGGGAAAGAAAAACCACAAATAAATAAATTAGTTTTATTTTCGTCCCGAATTTTGGTTCAATAATCCGTTTTTTACGGACTATTGATTAAAAGGGAATCCCGTGTGAATCCGGAACTGTTCCCGCAACTGTAAGCTAGGCCGATGTATTCGGTACGTTTCGAAATCTACAAACCACTGTTCCAACAGATGTTGGGACGGGAAGGTATTCAAAACGATGCAAGTCAGGAGACCTGCCAAATTCAAACAACTAATGTTAAACTTTCGGGATAAAGGTTTACGTATGGGGACAGACATACTATTCGCTCGAACAAGAGATTAAAAAATGTACAAAAATTTGGTAGGCTTTGGAGCCATGGCTTTGCTGTGCGCCAAAGCGATTGCCCAAGAAGGGCAACCCCTTGGTTACGATCAAAGGGAAAAGGACTCCGTTCAGATTGAGGAATTGGACGAAGTAGTGGTCAGTGACTCCCGTTTTTCACTAAAGCGGGAAAACTCCGGTAAAACGGTCATTAAAATTTCAGCGGCAGAACTGGAAAGAAATCAAGGTCGTACCCTTGCCGAAGTCATCAACACCAAAAGCGGTCTGGAGATTAATGGAACCCGAAGTTTTGCGGGACAAAACCTTTCCGTATTTGCCAGGGGAGGTAACAACCGTCAGGTATTGGTAATCATAAATGGTATCCAGGTCTCTGACCCTTCCAATGTAAATGCGGAATATGACCTGCGTTTATTGAACCTTGCCCAGATCGAAAGTATTGAAATCGTAAAGGGTGCGGCCAGTACGTTGTATGGGAATTCAGCGGCAACGGCGGTAATCAATATTACGACAAAAGAGGCCGATGCCGAAGGATTGAAGCTAGAGGCGGTTTCCAATTGGGGAACCAACCAGTCCCAAGGGGACAGGACCAATACCATTTCCGAGGTATCAAACAATGTAACCATTTCAGGTAAAAGGAAAGGACTTACGTTTTTGGCCTCTGGCGGACATCAATTTACCGATGGACTTTCGGCAGCCATTGGGGAAGAGGCCGATGCTTTATCCAGAATTGACGGAAATTTTAAGGTGGGCTACCAATTTTCAAAAAAACTAAAATCGGAGGCATCGGCTTTTTATACCAAGCTGAAGTCCGATTTTGATAATGGTTTTCCAGTTGAAGATGCCGATTTTCATTTCAATAGCGAACAATCCCGCTTTGGATTGGCTACTACGTACACCTATGGCAATGGAAGCCTACATTTGAATACCGCCTTCAATCAAATTACAAGAGAATTTGTATCGGATTTTCCCAATTCCTTCGATTCAGAATCCTTCGTACTGGATGTATTCAACAAATACACTTTTAAAGAGCGGTTTTATACCATCTTTGGCTTGAATTTGGTAGAAGGCAAAACAGTTTTTTCAGAAACGGTGTCCGCG
Above is a window of Maribacter algicola DNA encoding:
- the gndA gene encoding NADP-dependent phosphogluconate dehydrogenase, which encodes MDMKYDFGMVGLGVMGRNFILNVSDNGFTAYGNDLDPEKVNALIEEGGDISKVNASTDSKIFLEALAIPRKIMLLVPAGKIVDMVIESLLPNLDEGDLIIDGGNSFYTDTDRREAYLSKKGINFFGAGVSGGAKGARKGPSIMPGGNREAYQHVKPIFEAVAAKYHGEPCVAYLGPKSAGNYVKMVHNGIEYGLMQLTSEIYDVLKKGADYNNDELHQTFDTWNKGRLQSFLVEITSEIFLQVDNLGDGRLVDKILDKAKQKGTGKWTSQNAMDLGIPVPSIDIAVSMREISALKDERIEADNLYDRPAVQQMDKTAMKKMTEEALYFSFIITYAQGLHQLADASKEYEYNLNLAQIAKIWRAGCIIRAGLLADISEAFEANPSLPNLLLSATFVEKVQGTVNSARELVAFGAKNGIPLPGLSNSLTYFDAYTSSRLPLNLIQAQRDYFGSHTYERLDREGIFHTEWEQE
- the pgl gene encoding 6-phosphogluconolactonase, yielding MEMKIYTDKNEVALEFSKYLANFIGQRDKVHIALSGGSTPKIVFDELSTSFVGQIDWHKVHLYWGDERCVPPTDAESNFKMTEEHLLSKIDIPEENIHRIIGENNPKEEAHRYSNLLEEKLPIVEATPQFDLVILGMGNDGHTASIFPHEIHLWDSMANCEVAIHPDSGQRRVTITGKIINHARAVAFLVTGAGKSEKVRIITQRESGYEAYPASLVNPSSNELVWFLDEDAASEIS
- a CDS encoding acyl-CoA thioesterase, translating into MQEFKSVKDSQVSITELMLPSHSNFGGKVHGGHILNLMDQIAFACASKHSQRYCVTASVNRVDFLNPIDVGELVTLRASINYTGKTSMVVGVRVDSENITTGEKRHCNSSYFTMVAKDENGNSVPVPGLIVSDKQGVRRFARSKYRKLEAKERDTKFESYKFNADKYLAELENENCKVVLSS
- a CDS encoding M20/M25/M40 family metallo-hydrolase; the protein is MSKLARITALFFLVLFLIPKRQFGQKLQRDEIKELAQQYTLTSFPMLKELLSIPNDAFFKDDIEKNIQWCENAFENRGFSTQRLETPSVPLLLAERKHRKAKKTVLVYLQVDGQPVDSTKWFQQSPYVPTLKKLNNSGEWEPISWESIKDYQDDWRVFARSASDAKGPVSMFLTALDAANENGISPNYNIKVIMDFEEELGSPQLPEAVLRNKEQLSADMLIIFDGPRHITNRPTLTFGARGIATLQVTTYGPIVPQHSGHFGNYAPNPALRLSKLLASMKDDEGRVTIKGFYEGIEIDGATEKILKAVPDDEKQIMERLQIAETDKVGSYYQEAIQYPSLNIRGIQSGWVYEKVRTIVPDHAVAELDVRLVLESDPERLITLIKDHIKSQGYVVIDREPTRGERLQHPKIATVIHEISYQSFRTDFNSEVGVWLTKALENAFGETPIRIRMSGGSIPISPFVTTLGIPAVTVPTVNRDNNQHSPNENLRLGNYREGIQTMIAILNQEL
- a CDS encoding 6-phosphogluconate dehydrogenase, yielding MKRILFLFLGGCAVLLALIYAFIYFIPYSEGVRSGELIKISHKGVLVKTWEGEISQGISGAQIFSFSVLDKDKEVIEKLKEYQGQYVKVNYTERYATFFWLGDTKYFITQVQQEQSPHFRK
- the zwf gene encoding glucose-6-phosphate dehydrogenase, whose protein sequence is MRRKTENQMLVIFGASGDLTARKLVPALYSLYVEGQLPEHFVVLGTSRSDMTDADFRNQVVIESDYLKEKLKNSDEAKTKKFAEMFFYQDLGESYDVDYSPLRKRVGQLNDEKRTQGNIMYYLSTPPRLYETIAKNLAEAGLSTQNNGWKRLIVEKPFGYSLETAKALNQGLQEHFKESQIYRIDHYLGKETVQNLLVTRFSNSIFEPLWNRNYIKHIEITNAESVGVEKRGGYYDKSGALRDMFQNHLLQIVSLIVMEPPIGDKAEEIRDEKVKALKSLRVMRDEKILHDHTIRAQYMASNIQGKKVKGYREEEGVDPESTTETYAAIKFYVDNWRWKDIPFYVRTAKRMPTKVTEVVIHFKTPHHQIFKDSGIHNKDNKLIIRIQPDEGILIKFGVKVPGQGFKVERANLDFYYSSLMETHVMEAYERLLLDAMQGDATLYARADEVEAAWEFVDPILDYWQHGKDVRMYGYPSGTWGPKNSDDLIEGEGYWRNPGENLTDDENYCVLC
- a CDS encoding GIY-YIG nuclease family protein, which produces MPYSIYVVELHKKVFTENRKFREANPQFNGILECLYVGMTSKTPKERFEQHKNGVLSNKGVDISSRIVKKYGLYLRGSLYNHIKPFDNKEDALKMERILALELRRKKYAVWFN